In one window of Cytophagaceae bacterium ABcell3 DNA:
- the gltX gene encoding glutamate--tRNA ligase, giving the protein MEKEVRVRFAPSPTGGLHIGGVRTALYNYLFAKKHNGKMILRIEDTDQSRFVQGAEDYIFEALQWLGLELDESPRKGGPYTPYRQSERKESYKEFAQNLIDAGHAYYAFDTPEELDAMRERLKAARVVSPQYNAITRMTMKNSLTLPEDEVKKRIESGEPYVIRLKVPRKEEIRLNDLVRGWVMWHSSTLDDKVLMKSDGMPTYHLANVVDDHLMKISHVIRGEEWLPSAPCHILLYKYLGWEDSMPEFAHLPLLLKPDGNGKLSKRDAEKHGFPLFPLEWKDPATGETAQGFREDGYLPEAVINFLAFLGWNPGTHEELFTLEELIDAFSVERIGKSGTKFDINKAKWYNQQYIKDKPDRELSGYLIKALDEHNIAYTAEKAEQVCSLLKDRIVFPNDLWHDGKYFFVEPDSYNESVVKSKWTSEAVQVITEFRDVLAQKDSISAEEAKPLLMGILEKNKLKIGKVLPALRLAITGTGSGPDLMMIIEILGKNEVHARIEKALTVLSNKVKVS; this is encoded by the coding sequence ATGGAAAAGGAAGTAAGAGTCAGATTCGCTCCCAGCCCTACAGGGGGGCTTCATATAGGCGGGGTACGTACCGCATTGTACAACTATCTTTTTGCCAAAAAGCACAACGGCAAAATGATACTTCGGATTGAAGACACCGACCAGAGCCGTTTTGTGCAAGGCGCTGAAGATTATATTTTTGAAGCGCTTCAATGGCTTGGTCTAGAACTTGACGAAAGCCCGCGCAAAGGAGGCCCATATACTCCGTACAGACAATCTGAGCGTAAGGAGTCGTACAAAGAGTTTGCGCAAAACCTAATAGATGCAGGCCATGCTTACTATGCATTTGACACTCCTGAAGAATTAGACGCTATGCGTGAAAGGCTTAAAGCTGCAAGGGTAGTAAGCCCACAGTACAATGCCATTACACGCATGACTATGAAAAACTCCCTTACCCTTCCTGAAGATGAGGTAAAGAAAAGAATAGAATCAGGAGAACCCTATGTTATAAGGCTTAAGGTACCTAGAAAAGAAGAGATACGTCTGAATGACCTAGTAAGAGGTTGGGTCATGTGGCACTCCTCTACATTAGACGACAAAGTCTTAATGAAGTCTGACGGTATGCCTACCTACCACTTAGCCAATGTGGTAGACGATCATTTGATGAAAATATCCCACGTTATCCGTGGAGAAGAATGGCTACCCTCTGCACCTTGCCACATTCTACTATATAAATATTTAGGATGGGAAGACTCCATGCCGGAGTTTGCACACCTTCCTCTTTTGTTAAAGCCAGACGGAAACGGCAAGCTTAGCAAAAGGGATGCAGAAAAACATGGATTTCCTTTATTTCCATTAGAATGGAAAGACCCTGCCACTGGAGAGACGGCACAAGGCTTCAGAGAAGATGGTTATTTGCCAGAAGCTGTTATAAACTTTTTAGCCTTTTTAGGCTGGAACCCAGGCACTCACGAGGAACTATTTACACTAGAAGAGCTGATCGATGCTTTTTCTGTGGAAAGAATTGGAAAATCAGGCACAAAATTTGACATAAATAAAGCGAAGTGGTATAACCAGCAGTACATTAAAGATAAACCAGACAGGGAACTTTCTGGTTATTTAATAAAGGCGCTGGATGAGCATAATATCGCTTATACCGCTGAAAAAGCAGAGCAAGTATGTAGCCTGCTGAAGGACAGAATAGTATTTCCGAACGATCTTTGGCATGACGGCAAGTATTTCTTTGTAGAACCTGACTCCTATAACGAGTCTGTTGTAAAGTCAAAATGGACTAGTGAGGCAGTACAGGTCATAACTGAATTTAGAGATGTTCTGGCTCAAAAAGATTCTATAAGCGCAGAAGAAGCAAAACCATTGCTTATGGGTATCCTTGAGAAAAATAAATTAAAAATCGGTAAGGTTTTGCCTGCGTTAAGGCTGGCCATTACAGGAACCGGCTCTGGGCCAGACCTAATGATGATCATTGAAATACTTGGTAAAAATGAAGTGCATGCTAGAATCGAGAAAGCCTTGACTGTCCTTAGCAATAAGGTAAAAGTTAGCTAA
- a CDS encoding phosphatase PAP2 family protein has product MDHINKIKYYLTIAIFFWLIGSLAIILIPKGEISLFVNQYHHSFLDKLFIGATWVGEIWITLAIVFGLILFYNIHTGIGIGIIMALTGLIIQGLKRLVFTDHMRPGAFFGEEAGIHYIEGLEIHTMYSFPSGHTTAAFTLFTLLALLAKQKKWQFALFFTALMVGFSRIYLIQHFFIDIYAGSMLGISLAIVSFYVFNKYFPAKEGSVINKPLIRLEKKNDHTAQEIY; this is encoded by the coding sequence TTGGATCATATCAACAAGATTAAATATTACCTCACCATTGCCATATTTTTTTGGCTAATAGGCTCTTTAGCAATTATACTAATACCCAAAGGCGAAATTTCTTTGTTTGTCAATCAATACCACCACAGTTTTCTGGACAAGCTATTTATAGGAGCCACCTGGGTCGGAGAAATCTGGATAACTTTAGCCATAGTTTTTGGGTTAATACTGTTCTACAACATTCATACAGGTATTGGCATCGGTATTATTATGGCATTGACAGGACTAATTATACAAGGATTGAAAAGGCTGGTTTTTACAGATCATATGAGGCCAGGGGCTTTTTTTGGAGAAGAGGCCGGTATACACTATATAGAAGGTCTGGAAATACACACAATGTACAGCTTCCCATCTGGCCATACAACTGCCGCTTTTACACTATTTACCCTTCTTGCATTATTGGCCAAACAAAAGAAGTGGCAGTTTGCGCTCTTTTTCACAGCATTAATGGTAGGGTTCTCAAGAATATACTTGATCCAACATTTTTTCATAGATATTTATGCTGGTTCAATGCTGGGCATAAGTTTAGCGATCGTTTCATTTTATGTTTTCAATAAATATTTTCCAGCAAAAGAAGGAAGTGTAATCAACAAGCCATTGATCAGATTAGAAAAAAAGAATGACCATACTGCACAAGAAATATACTAA
- a CDS encoding glycosyltransferase family 39 protein yields MTILHKKYTNIAIVFAAAVLFIPFLGNHHLLDGYETIFAEAAREMLVTGNYLSPQINFEPMPDMPPLFIWMQAISMNIFGISEFSARLPNALAGIITLVLLFWLGQKFFSTRFGLFWVIAFAGSFLTSLYFKSGLAAPWNNLFIFLSIVSLIVHSSLSINFYYQRLQMTFLAGVSLGLAMLTQGPLAAFIVLFSLATFMMVRRTWRLFSTQEALLFSSSILAIVIFWAFSQSILYGSSFVKDFFLNDVSVFLSLLTHKTYFYHWLIIIAGSFPASIFVIKALRKFYSDNVVQNNFRVWMIICLSIIFIFFSFIEVGSHHYLSFSYFPISFLAAYTLHKASHRRVYFRRFIPRAALVIGGTISFFFIAVPLTMKFKSPILEALAHHVNNDFTYALLAAEVEWSGWEVIPAILYLIAIVLFFKYFHTNIIKWSLILFFATILVMQSFLLTIMPKIELQVQGAKIEFYKSVAHEQATIKTYGFTSHASLFYGNAQPTQAPKKPQADLIKNPVQKNPTYLSTKVTHKRRFEEDPDFEELYEKNGYVFYKKLK; encoded by the coding sequence ATGACCATACTGCACAAGAAATATACTAATATAGCTATAGTTTTTGCAGCAGCGGTTCTGTTCATACCATTTCTGGGCAATCACCATTTATTGGACGGGTATGAAACCATATTTGCTGAAGCTGCCAGAGAAATGCTTGTTACTGGCAACTACTTATCCCCTCAGATAAATTTTGAACCAATGCCTGACATGCCTCCTCTTTTCATATGGATGCAGGCCATTTCCATGAATATTTTTGGGATCAGTGAATTCAGTGCTAGGTTGCCCAATGCCTTAGCTGGCATAATCACGCTTGTATTATTGTTCTGGCTTGGTCAAAAGTTTTTTAGCACCCGCTTCGGTTTGTTCTGGGTTATTGCTTTTGCAGGTTCATTCTTGACAAGTCTTTACTTTAAATCAGGATTGGCAGCTCCGTGGAACAACCTTTTTATCTTTTTAAGTATTGTCAGTCTAATTGTTCACTCCAGTCTTAGTATAAACTTTTACTACCAGCGCCTGCAAATGACTTTTTTAGCAGGCGTTTCTCTAGGATTAGCAATGCTAACACAAGGCCCTTTAGCAGCCTTTATTGTACTTTTTTCACTAGCTACCTTTATGATGGTACGAAGAACGTGGCGGCTTTTCTCTACACAAGAGGCTTTATTGTTTTCTTCATCTATTCTGGCTATTGTTATTTTTTGGGCTTTTAGTCAATCTATCCTTTATGGATCATCCTTTGTGAAAGATTTTTTCTTAAACGATGTCAGCGTATTCCTTTCCCTTCTTACCCATAAAACCTATTTTTACCACTGGTTAATTATCATAGCCGGTAGTTTCCCTGCTTCAATTTTTGTTATCAAAGCCTTGCGCAAGTTCTATTCGGACAATGTCGTCCAAAACAATTTCCGCGTTTGGATGATCATTTGCTTATCAATAATATTCATCTTTTTTTCATTTATAGAGGTAGGTTCACATCATTATCTATCCTTCTCATATTTCCCTATAAGTTTCCTTGCTGCTTATACTTTACATAAAGCAAGCCACCGGAGAGTTTACTTCCGCAGGTTTATTCCCCGAGCTGCACTGGTAATAGGTGGGACCATTTCTTTTTTCTTCATTGCTGTTCCCTTAACAATGAAATTCAAATCTCCTATACTCGAAGCATTGGCGCACCATGTCAACAATGATTTCACCTATGCGTTATTAGCAGCAGAAGTCGAGTGGAGTGGTTGGGAAGTTATACCAGCTATATTATACTTAATTGCCATCGTCTTATTTTTCAAGTACTTTCATACAAACATTATCAAATGGAGCTTAATTTTATTTTTTGCCACTATCCTTGTAATGCAAAGCTTCCTTTTGACCATTATGCCTAAAATAGAACTCCAAGTACAAGGAGCAAAAATAGAGTTTTACAAGTCAGTAGCACACGAACAGGCTACAATTAAAACCTACGGTTTTACAAGTCATGCCAGTTTATTCTATGGGAATGCACAGCCTACGCAAGCACCAAAAAAACCTCAAGCAGACCTAATTAAAAACCCAGTCCAGAAAAACCCTACTTATCTATCCACCAAAGTAACCCACAAAAGGCGCTTTGAAGAAGACCCGGATTTTGAAGAACTATACGAAAAAAACGGATACGTTTTTTATAAAAAGTTGAAATAA
- the otsB gene encoding trehalose-phosphatase, with amino-acid sequence MKSYAESLPSALSLPEYLSENSNKYQPAIFLDYDGTLTPIVDDPNKATLDPKMQQVVDDLSKVCLVGIISGRDRADVQNKVALPSLIYAGSHGYDIAGPDLEMAHEKGVECLPSLDAAEEELKKLFAEVDGARVERKKFAIAVHYRHVNKENVPEVLKTIDCILKKNPCLKAGPGKMIMELKPNFDWNKGKALWYLIDKVATADNIYPIYVGDDMTDEDAFKTLTDRGTGVLVGDHGKETAAGYKLNNTDEVYDFLVALLDVLKN; translated from the coding sequence CCTGAATATCTTTCCGAAAACTCTAATAAATACCAACCCGCTATCTTTCTGGATTATGACGGAACTTTGACTCCGATAGTGGATGACCCTAATAAGGCTACCCTAGACCCAAAAATGCAACAGGTGGTGGATGACCTGAGCAAAGTTTGCCTTGTTGGCATTATCAGTGGTAGGGATAGGGCAGATGTACAAAATAAAGTAGCGCTTCCTTCCTTAATTTATGCAGGCAGCCACGGGTACGATATTGCTGGACCTGACTTAGAAATGGCCCATGAGAAAGGCGTGGAATGCTTACCTTCTCTGGATGCTGCAGAGGAAGAACTGAAAAAACTTTTTGCTGAGGTGGATGGTGCCCGGGTAGAAAGAAAGAAATTTGCCATTGCGGTACATTATCGCCATGTCAATAAAGAAAATGTGCCAGAAGTTCTAAAAACAATTGACTGTATTCTTAAAAAGAACCCTTGTCTGAAAGCAGGACCAGGAAAAATGATTATGGAGCTAAAGCCTAATTTCGACTGGAATAAAGGCAAGGCTTTATGGTACCTTATTGACAAAGTGGCTACAGCAGATAATATATATCCTATTTATGTAGGTGATGATATGACTGACGAAGATGCTTTTAAAACCCTTACAGACAGGGGGACTGGTGTTTTGGTAGGCGACCATGGAAAAGAAACTGCCGCTGGTTACAAATTAAATAACACAGATGAGGTTTATGATTTTCTTGTAGCTCTTCTGGATGTGCTAAAAAACTAA